One genomic window of Halolamina sediminis includes the following:
- the tpiA gene encoding triose-phosphate isomerase, with product MFVLVNLKAYDCDPVAVAATAADVAEETGARIAVAPQAARLGAVAATGVETWAQHVSPVSHGSHTGSTHADAVATTGAVGTLLNHSEKRLKLADIDDGLDAADAAGLETVVCANNPDQIAAATALGPDAVAVEPPELIGGDESVATADPDIVRDAVDAAEDVNDDVDVFCGAGIATGEDVAAAHDLGADGVLLASGVALADDPEAVLRDLVSPL from the coding sequence GTGTTCGTCCTCGTCAACCTCAAAGCATACGACTGTGACCCCGTCGCCGTGGCCGCGACCGCGGCCGACGTGGCCGAGGAGACCGGCGCCCGCATCGCGGTCGCCCCGCAGGCCGCACGCCTCGGCGCCGTCGCCGCCACCGGCGTCGAGACGTGGGCCCAGCACGTCAGTCCCGTTTCCCACGGTAGCCACACCGGCAGCACCCACGCCGACGCCGTCGCAACGACCGGCGCGGTGGGTACGCTGCTGAACCACTCGGAGAAGCGCCTGAAACTCGCGGATATCGACGACGGGCTCGACGCCGCAGACGCGGCCGGGCTCGAGACGGTGGTCTGTGCGAACAATCCCGACCAGATCGCCGCCGCCACGGCGCTCGGCCCCGACGCCGTCGCGGTCGAGCCGCCCGAACTCATCGGCGGCGACGAGTCCGTCGCGACCGCCGACCCGGACATCGTCCGCGACGCGGTCGACGCCGCGGAGGACGTGAACGACGACGTGGACGTGTTCTGTGGCGCCGGCATCGCGACCGGCGAGGACGTGGCAGCCGCGCACGATCTCGGCGCCGACGGCGTCTTGCTGGCTTCCGGGGTGGCGCTCGCAGACGATCCGGAGGCAGTGCTGCGCGATCTGGTCTCGCCGCTTTGA
- a CDS encoding sensor histidine kinase: MTPALESPFARRRVLVVGNDDRATALESSLAADGIETTRVSSAPEALATLDAIEVTLLVVIDGIESRPADVFGAAARRGHQLPGVFVGSKARQLPPGVEQAPAGADAAASVIRQRLLAASAAEAEPAVEHDPLAAFGDTVSHELRNHLSAARLAVDSLEGPTLEQARDALDRLEGLAHEAEAIAAGEVSDTESVSLASAATDAADRVRAPEASIHIDAEGTVQADPALLTLLLENLVRNAVEHGSTGNQTQSGDAVEHGGDDVTVRVTDTDAGFVVADDGPGFGDGSPFAWGYSGDGGQGAGLGIVRRIAEAHGWEIVAENDGGARVEIGT, encoded by the coding sequence GTGACGCCGGCTCTGGAGTCGCCGTTCGCCCGCCGTCGCGTTCTCGTTGTTGGGAACGACGACAGAGCCACAGCACTCGAGAGCAGCCTCGCCGCCGACGGGATCGAGACGACGCGGGTGTCGTCGGCGCCCGAGGCGCTCGCGACGCTCGACGCGATAGAGGTAACGCTGCTCGTCGTGATCGACGGGATCGAGAGCCGCCCCGCCGACGTGTTTGGCGCCGCCGCCCGTCGGGGCCACCAGCTCCCGGGCGTGTTCGTCGGGTCGAAGGCGCGACAGCTCCCGCCGGGGGTCGAACAGGCGCCCGCGGGCGCCGACGCGGCCGCGTCGGTGATCCGCCAACGCCTGCTGGCCGCGAGCGCGGCCGAGGCCGAGCCCGCAGTCGAGCACGACCCGCTCGCGGCGTTCGGCGACACCGTCTCCCACGAGCTCCGGAACCACCTGAGTGCGGCCCGGCTCGCCGTCGACTCGCTGGAGGGGCCGACGCTCGAGCAGGCGCGGGACGCGCTGGACCGGCTGGAGGGGCTCGCCCACGAGGCGGAGGCGATCGCCGCCGGCGAGGTGAGCGACACCGAATCCGTTTCGCTCGCGTCCGCCGCCACGGATGCGGCCGACCGCGTTCGCGCGCCCGAGGCCTCGATCCACATCGACGCCGAGGGGACGGTACAGGCGGATCCGGCACTGTTGACGCTGTTACTCGAGAATCTCGTTCGCAACGCCGTCGAGCATGGCTCGACTGGCAACCAGACGCAGTCTGGTGACGCCGTGGAGCACGGCGGTGACGACGTGACCGTCCGCGTGACCGACACCGACGCTGGCTTCGTGGTCGCCGACGACGGCCCGGGGTTCGGTGACGGGAGTCCGTTCGCGTGGGGGTACTCCGGCGACGGCGGGCAGGGTGCCGGGCTGGGGATCGTCCGACGCATCGCCGAGGCTCACGGGTGGGAGATCGTCGCCGAGAACGACGGCGGCGCGCGGGTCGAGATCGGGACTTAG
- a CDS encoding class I SAM-dependent methyltransferase yields MDDQRATVRDGYDAMADAYDEQRGGDPADNDALVALKESLPAAPRVLDLGCGAGEGPLGFLPAERAVGLDISTAQLQLARKRVDAGLVAGDMTALPFAADGFDAVTAFYSVIHLPVADHGDCYAEVARVLEPGGEFLFSIGDDWAGENDDWLDAGERMAWSFPPMAETERLLAEAGFTITERYGVHSELDDIDWPFLRCRLGAE; encoded by the coding sequence ATGGACGATCAGCGGGCGACGGTTCGGGACGGCTACGACGCGATGGCGGACGCCTACGACGAGCAGCGAGGGGGGGACCCAGCTGACAACGACGCGCTCGTCGCGCTGAAGGAGTCGCTCCCGGCGGCGCCGCGGGTGCTCGATCTCGGCTGTGGCGCCGGCGAGGGGCCGCTCGGGTTCCTCCCTGCCGAGCGCGCGGTCGGGCTGGACATCTCGACGGCACAGCTCCAGCTCGCCCGCAAGCGCGTCGACGCCGGCCTCGTCGCCGGCGACATGACCGCGCTCCCGTTCGCGGCCGACGGCTTCGACGCCGTCACCGCCTTCTACTCGGTGATCCACCTCCCGGTCGCGGACCACGGCGACTGCTACGCCGAGGTCGCACGGGTGCTCGAACCGGGCGGGGAGTTCCTGTTCAGCATCGGCGACGACTGGGCAGGCGAGAACGACGACTGGCTCGACGCCGGCGAGCGCATGGCGTGGTCGTTCCCGCCGATGGCGGAGACCGAGCGGCTGTTGGCCGAGGCGGGGTTCACGATCACGGAGCGCTACGGCGTCCACAGCGAGTTGGACGACATCGACTGGCCGTTCCTGCGGTGCCGGCTCGGCGCCGAGTGA
- a CDS encoding multiprotein bridging factor aMBF1: protein MAQCEMCGAEKSSLTTTKVEGAELELCDDCTDFGTTVETESTSTTSTKYSTSSSDGSSSSSTGGGSTGGGGGGGRRRDMFDQMDEIASDYDEQIRAAREDEGLSREDLAKELNEKASLISKLERGDVLPSDDVRTKLEKRLGISLAEGSGDDGSDWETDSSMTQTLGDVVERKGE, encoded by the coding sequence ATGGCCCAGTGTGAGATGTGCGGCGCGGAGAAGTCCTCGCTCACCACGACGAAAGTCGAGGGCGCGGAGCTCGAACTCTGCGACGACTGCACGGACTTCGGCACGACCGTCGAGACCGAGTCGACGTCGACCACGTCGACGAAGTACTCGACGTCCTCCTCCGACGGCTCCTCCTCGTCCTCGACGGGTGGGGGGAGCACCGGGGGCGGCGGTGGCGGCGGGCGCCGCCGCGACATGTTCGATCAGATGGACGAGATCGCGAGCGACTACGACGAGCAGATCCGGGCGGCCCGCGAGGACGAGGGGTTGAGCCGGGAGGACCTCGCGAAGGAGCTCAACGAGAAGGCCTCGCTGATCAGCAAGCTCGAGCGCGGCGACGTGCTCCCCAGCGACGACGTGCGCACGAAGCTCGAGAAGCGACTCGGGATCTCGCTGGCGGAGGGCTCCGGCGACGACGGCTCCGACTGGGAGACCGACTCCTCGATGACCCAGACCCTCGGCGACGTGGTCGAGCGCAAGGGCGAGTAA
- a CDS encoding winged helix-turn-helix transcriptional regulator — protein MSTDIEDAGVSAEEQVSEGQATEVCPVVDAVEQIGSQWRLVVLHDLTEGEKRFNELKRSTEANARTLSRVLDDLQESGFVERRLEEDAPVATYYSLTGKGESLAPVFDEIESWANEWMESCQAGTADD, from the coding sequence ATGTCTACCGATATCGAGGACGCCGGCGTGAGCGCGGAGGAGCAGGTGAGCGAGGGACAAGCGACGGAGGTCTGCCCGGTCGTCGACGCCGTCGAACAGATCGGCTCCCAGTGGCGGCTCGTAGTGCTCCACGACCTGACCGAGGGGGAGAAGCGGTTCAACGAGCTCAAGCGGTCGACGGAGGCCAACGCCCGCACGCTCTCGCGCGTGCTCGACGACCTGCAGGAGTCCGGGTTCGTCGAACGGCGACTGGAGGAAGACGCCCCCGTCGCGACGTACTACTCGCTCACCGGGAAAGGCGAGTCGCTGGCGCCCGTGTTCGACGAGATCGAGTCCTGGGCCAACGAGTGGATGGAGAGCTGTCAGGCGGGCACGGCCGACGACTAA